A window from Musa acuminata AAA Group cultivar baxijiao unplaced genomic scaffold, Cavendish_Baxijiao_AAA HiC_scaffold_1139, whole genome shotgun sequence encodes these proteins:
- the LOC135671417 gene encoding uncharacterized protein LOC135671417 has translation MEPSLAKRLWHMITAAYYMLRKGLTKHRLMMDLHLLLKRGKLAGKAVGNFVAFHHHHRDHHIGANMHRDTDLSYYDPKEVEFSCSNTPSYPSFLLAAKRGNRHRHDRYDFDFAADDKELEMLNSEMSDAESSFVASPSPAAVRQPRIIDSPFPTRDEDAEADGRVDQEAEEFIRRFYEQLRLQQSVPTTPECHCHRRRNPA, from the coding sequence ATGGAGCCTTCCTTGGCCAAGCGTCTGTGGCACATGATAACAGCTGCTTACTACATGCTACGTAAGGGCCTCACCAAGCACAGGCTCATGATggatctccacctcctcctcaaaCGCGGCAAGCTCGCCGGAAAAGCCGTTGGGAACTTCGTCGCCTTTCACCACCACCACCGTGACCACCACATTGGCGCCAACATGCACCGTGACACCGACCTCTCCTACTACGACCCCAAGGAGGTGGAGTTCAGCTGCAGCAACACCCCTTCCTACCCCTCCTTCCTCCTCGCCGCCAAGCGGGGGAACCGCCACCGTCACGACCGCTACGACTTCGACTTCGCGGCGGACGACAAGGAGCTTGAAATGCTGAACTCGGAGATGTCCGACGCCGAGTCGTCGTTCGTGGCGTCGCCATCGCCAGCAGCGGTACGGCAGCCGAGGATAATCGACTCGCCGTTCCCGACTAGGGATGAAGACGCGGAGGCCGACGGCCGGGTGGACCAGGAGGCGGAGGAGTTCATCAGGCGGTTCTACGAGCAGCTTCGTCTCCAGCAGAGCGTCCCGACGACGCCGGAGTGCCACTGCCACCGCCGTCGCAATCCAGCCTGA
- the LOC103973031 gene encoding phosphoribosylaminoimidazole carboxylase, chloroplastic — translation MTTLRLGSTACSAFLSRDRRPSSSYGHSAPLRALASCGGGEAVLGFSFRPNKRSPMTLASPSRSARAARFVASSQDHGDGSSSERHDGLVKRGVSNTVVGVLGGGQLGRMLCQAASQMAVKVVILDPLESCPASGLAYQHVVGSFDDGDAVREFAKRCGVLTVEIEHVDAVTLEQLELQGIDCQPKASTIRIIQDKYLQKVHFSQQGIPLPDFMEIDNLANTEKAGELFGYPLMIKSKRLAYDGRGNAVAHTKEELPSVVAALGGFDHGLYVERWTPFVKELSVIVARARDNSVSCFPVVETIHKNNICHIVESPADVPDKIKKLAVDIAQKAVKSLEGAGVFAVELFLTKDGQVLLNEVAPRPHNSGHHTIESCYTSQYEQHLRAILGLPLGDPSMKTPAAIMYNILGEDEGEAGFHLAHQLMGKALKIPGANIHWYDKPEMRKLRKMGHITIVGPSKNVVKERLDSLLERETPGSHGVVTPRVAIIMGSDSDLPTMKDAAEILKNFGVPHEVTIVSAHRTPERMYSFASSAKERGIQIIIAGAGGAAHLPGMVASLTPLPVIGVPIRTSSLDGIDSLLSIVQMPKGIPVATVAIGNAANAALLAVRILAAGDADLWDRVIKYQDDLKDTVLTKASKLEAEGWERYLNL, via the exons ATGACGACCCTGCGGCTCGGGTCCACCGCCTGTTCCGCCTTCCTGTCCCGCGATCGCCGCCCCTCATCATCTTACGGCCATTCCGCCCCGTTAAGGGCCCTTGCGTCCTGTGGTGGGGGAGAAGCAGTCCTAGGGTTCTCTTTCCGACCCAATAAGAGGTCTCCGATGACATTGGCTTCCCCTTCTCGGTCTGCTCGCGCGGCTCGTTTCGTGGCGTCGAGCCAGGACCATGGTGATGGATCTTCTTCGGAGCG ACATGATGGATTGGTCAAACGTGGGGTATCGAATACGGTTGTTGGCGTACTGGGAGGAGGCCAACTAGGACGAATGCTGTGCCAAGCGGCAAGTCAAATGGCAGTCAAAGTAGTGATCTTGGATCCCCTCGAATCCTGCCCAGCAAGTGGCTTAGCATATCAGCATGTAGTTGGGAGTTTCGATGATGGTGATGCAGTTCGTGAATTTGCAAAAAG GTGCGGTGTGTTGACAGTGGAAATTGAACATGTCGATGCAGTCACTCTTGAGCAACTTGAGCTACAAGGGATAGACTGCCAACCTAAAGCCTCTACCATAAGAATTATACAA GACAAATATCTTCAGAAAGTCCATTTTTCTCAGCAAGGGATACCACTTCCTGATTTTATGGAG ATAGATAATCTTGCAAACACTGAGAAAGCTGGAGAGTTATTTGGTTATCCTTTAATGATCAAAAGCAAGAGGTTGGCTTATGATGGGCGTGGGAATGCTGTTGCTCACACCAAAGAGGAGCTTCCTTCAGTTGTGGCTG CATTGGGAGGATTTGATCATGGTTTATATGTTGAAAGATGGACACCATTTGTGAAG GAGCTCTCTGTGATTGTGGCCAGGGCTCGAGACAATTCAGTTTCATGCTTTCCTGTGGTTGAGACTATTCACAA GAATAACATCTGTCACATAGTTGAATCTCCTGCTGATGTACCTGACAAAATAAAGAAACTTGCTGTTGACATTGCTCAAAAAGCTGTCAAATCACTCGAGGGAGCAGGAGTATTTGCAGTAgaattatttttaacaaaagatggACAG gttttGCTCAATGAAGTAGCTCCAAGACCTCATAATAGTGGACATCATACGATTGAGTCATGCTATACTTCGCAGTATGAACAGCATCTTCGAGCTATTCTTGGTCTTCCTCTTGGTGATCCATCAATGAAAACCCCAGCTGCAATCATGTATAACATACTAGGTGAAGATGAG GGAGAAGCAGGATTTCATTTGGCTCATCAGCTGATGGGGAAGGCACTAAAGATACCTGGGGCCAATATCCATTGGTATGATAAACCAG AAATGCGGAAGCTCCGGAAGATGGGTCATATCACAATTGTAGGCCCTTCAAAGAACGTTGTAAAAGAAAGACTTGATTCCTTGCTGGAAAGAGAAACACCAGGAAGCCATGGTGTAG TTACTCCACGTGTTGCGATAATCATGGGTTCTGATTCTGACCTTCCTACAATGAAGGATGCTgctgaaatattaaaaaattttggtGTGCCACATGAG GTAACAATTGTTTCAGCTCACCGAACACCAGAAAGGATGTACTCTTTTGCATCGTCTGCAAAAGAACGAGGTATCCAGATCATAATAGCTGGTGCTGGTGGTGCAGCACATCTACCAG GAATGGTAGCTTCGCTGACTCCACTACCTGTCATTGGGGTCCCGATAAGAACCTCATCATTGGATGGAATTGATTCCTTGTTATCTATCGTACAG ATGCCAAAAGGTATTCCAGTTGCAACGGTTGCAATTGGAAATGCAGCAAATGCAGCTTTATTAGCAGTCAGGATTCTCGCTGCTGGTGATGCTGATTTGTGGGACAG AGTGATCAAGTATCAAGATGATCTGAAGGACACTGTTTTGACAAAAGCATCAAAGCTCGAAGCAGAAGGTTGGGAGAGATACCTAAATCTATGA
- the LOC135671356 gene encoding receptor-like protein EIX2, with protein sequence MPEFIGSFKKLRYLNLSFTYFMGGIPARLGNLSSLYVLDLNDALDFAYHVDNLDWLSHLTSLKNLDLSWLKLTGAPDWFSSVNTLPSLQVLSMSYVGLDTIPASVVHVNFTSSLTVLDLSLNNFDSTLPKWLWNISGLTHLDLHESGFYGVIPDAIGDLGRLKELYMSDNQLTGNLSGWLEQMTNLIILDLSYNLFNGSMPSSSVGKLSNLTELYLDGNCLGGVISEVHFENLTRLQVLDLYDNSITISIGQSWVPPFQLRLVGLAKCQLGPQFPEWLQFQTQIEELYLADCKIAGTMPAWFWNISSSTIIFLDLSNNQIGGKLPSSLKFTKLERLQLDSNRFEGPLPTMLPSTLDTLFLSNNSFTGQLPIWPHVYSVALSDNMLDGGLSSSICQWTFLVYLDLSNNKLLGEIPYCLGKSLQILKFLILDNNHISGEIPHTIGFLSELQLLQLKNNSFSGEVPLSLKNCTKLQFLDLAQNNLVGSIMLWMGENLRQLVVLRLRSNMFSGVIPWQLARFEQLQILDLANNNFSGSIPHNIGNLNTMRSTTLYNESCDYESDVFTKGQDLYYLQCSMRRMKSLDFSNNHLTGEIPKGIGDLAGLKNLNLSRNHLQGKIPWEIEGMKSLESLDLSINDLSGSIPESLSALYSLSYLNLSYNNLSGRIPTGYQLQTLNDPSIYMGNADLCGPPTFKSCFNNKTTQNDIQEYKKEIPEWLWFYISMVLGYVMGFWTFCGILFLKDAWRHAYFRTIDDIYDRFWVQWHLIF encoded by the coding sequence ATGCCGGAATTCATCGGCTCCTTCAAGAAACTGAGATACCTCAATCTATCTTTTACATATTTCATGGGAGGAATACCTGCTCGGCTGGGGAACCTTTCGAGCCTCTACGTTCTTGATCTAAACGATGCTTTAGATTTTGCATACCATGTTGACAACCTCGACTGGCTCTCCCATCTTACCTCCCTGAAGAACCTGGACTTGAGCTGGTTGAAGCTAACCGGTGCCCCAGATTGGTTCTCATCCGTGAACACGCTGCCATCCCTCCAAGTGTTAAGTATGTCTTATGTTGGTCTCGATACCATCCCAGCATCTGTTGTCCACGTCAACTTCACCTCCTCTCTTACCGTCCTTGATCTCTCCTTGAATAATTTCGACTCCACCTTACCCAAATGGTTGTGGAATATTAGTGGTCTTACCCATCTTGATCTTCATGAATCTGGGTTCTATGGGGTTATTCCTGATGCAATTGGAGACTTGGGCAGACTGAAAGAATTATATATGTCGGACAACCAATTGACAGGAAATTTGAGCGGTTGGCTGGAGCAAATGACGAATCTCATCATTTTGGATCTCAGCTATAATTTATTCAACGGTTCCATGCCTTCCTCCTCCGTTGGTAAGTTGTCTAATCTCACTGAATTGTATCTCGATGGAAATTGTCTGGGAGGTGTCATTTCAGAAGTTCATTTTGAGAATCTTACGAGATTGCAAGTATTAGACTTGTATGACAACTCCATCACCATATCAATTGGCCAAAGTTGGGTCCCCCCTTTCCAACTCAGATTAGTAGGTTTAGCCAAATGTCAGTTGGGACCTCAATTTCCAGAATggttgcagtttcaaacacagatCGAAGAATTATATTTGGCAGACTGTAAAATTGCAGGGACAATGCCCGCTTGGTTttggaatatttcatcttctaccatCATATTTTTAGACCTTTCCAACAACCAAATAGGAGGCAAGCTGCCATCTTCTTTAAAGTTCACCAAGTTGGAAAGATTACAGTTGGATTCCAACAGATTTGAAGGTCCATTGCCAACGATGCTACCGTCTACACTCGATACTCTATTCCTCTCCAATAATTCCTTTACAGGGCAATTGCCGATATGGCCCCATGTTTACTCAGTGGCACTCTCTGATAACATGCTTGATGGTGGCTTATCTTCATCAATCTGCCAATGGACATTTCTCGTATACCTTGACCTTTCGAACAACAAATTACTTGGTGAGATCCCTTATTGTCTGGGAAAATCATtacaaatccttaaattcttgaTTTTGGACAACAATCACATCTCGGGTGAAATTCCACACACGATCGGTTTTTTAAGTGAGCTTCAGCTATTGCAATTGAAAAATAACAGTTTTTCGGGTGAGGTTCCTTTGTCATTGAAAAATTGTACAAAGTTACAGTTTCTTGATCTGGCTCAAAATAATCTTGTTGGAAGTATAATGCTATGGATGGGAGAAAATCTACGACAACTGGTAGTACTTCGTCTACGTTCAAATATGTTTTCTGGAGTTATTCCTTGGCAACTTGCTCGATTTGAACAGCTTCAAATATTGGATCTTGCTAATAACAATTTCTCTGGATCAATACCTCACAACATTGGTAATTTAAATACCATGAGATCGACAACACTTTATAATGAATCTTGTGATTATGAATCAGATGTCTTTACAAAGGGACAAgatctttattatttacaatgCAGCATGCGACGTATGAAAAGTTTAGATTTTTCAAACAATCATCTAACCGGAGAGATACCAAAAGGAATTGGAGACCTTGCAGGACTCAAGAACTTAAATTTGTCAAGAAATCATTTACAAGGGAAAATCCCTTGGGAGATAGAAGGAATGAAATCATTAGAATCTCTTGATCTATCGATAAATGATCTTTCTGGTAGCATTCCTGAGAGCTTATCGGCTTTATATTCTTTGAGCTATTTGAATTTGTCATATAATAATCTTTCGGGAAGGATACCAACTGGTTATCAACTCCAAACACTCAATGATCCATCCATTTACATGGGCAATGCCGACTTATGTGGACCACCAACTTTCAAAAGTTGTTTTAATAATAAAACAACTCAAAATGATATACAAGAGTACAAGAAGGAGATTCCCGAGTGGCTATGGTTTTATATCAGCATGGTACTAGGATATGTGATGGGATTTTGGACCTTTTGTGGTATACTCTTCCTGAAAGATGCATGGAGGCATGCTTATTTTcgtacgattgatgatatatatgatcGGTTCTGGGTGCAATGGCATTTAATCTTTTGA
- the LOC135671526 gene encoding uncharacterized protein LOC135671526, with protein MFQQSSSRNSQNRGSKLKRLLQMTLLLSVVVWLVNHINKNEYAGGDQINLYQEDDVDFGRKGKAGSENVIIIEDQGTNFDETPETSEAGDQADSSDQHTEDKNNESSNKEQGKSVEVISNMSQTETQEERLGDKDENIDSITNSRDSAVSNDMSADKEDMLQLPSERSSKNVLDQNDGENIEQIPVQQNKPATQDQAKHDTGEAITSDEESTLNSKNELKGGEITDEVEKEATESRGGVKLESESSSKNSFEVENEAIDLDGGVKSETEGSGGNSLEDTTNIANSDDGSLSLSKEENGISTDDVSTEKNAFDSQGDISTDAETTGHHSLETVSSDENTEGEAVNLPSSTEEKEPMMPTNSEVPKGEAVEYKDDSNLKSEATGDSPLVEETNTESDDKLTVTSVVDDTKDVELPNINEALERDAVESSGDDASDAGSNNAKEEKMDSRSSEDAPESKGDGASDAQDTGRNDAEEEKTESWSNEDALEPKGDDTSEVQDAGNKSSLGTSSETKPTEEAENSSHNNEGNSEIPTDEIVNVAAAESQGNDSSKGKENTSESQGNDSSKGEENTSNTVFEDTTETNPKEETTSGLGNESTDSEKEGGKESE; from the coding sequence ATGTTTCAGCAGTCAAGCAGTCGAAACTCGCAAAATAGAGGGTCTAAACTCAAGCGACTACTTCAGATGACCTTGCTTTTGTCTGTTGTTGTGTGGTTGGTCAACCATATCAACAAGAATGAATATGCTGGAGGTGATCAGATCAATCTTTACCAGGAAGATGATGTAGATTTTGGTCGGAAAGGGAAAGCAGGGTCTGAGAACGTGATCATCATAGAAGACCAGGGAACCAACTTTGATGAAACTCCTGAAACAAGTGAAGCTGGAGATCAGGCTGATTCTTCTGACCAGCACACTGAAGACAAGAATAATGAATCCTCTAATAAAGAACAAGGTAAATCTGTAGAAGTTATCTCAAATATGAGCCAAACAGAAACCCAAGAAGAGCGGCTCGGCGATAAGGATGAAAATATTGATTCGATTACCAATAGCAGAGACTCAGCAGTAAGCAATGACATGAGTGCTGACAAAGAGGACATGTTACAGCTTCCTAGTGAAAGGAGCAGCAAAAATGTATTGGATCAAAATGATGGGGAAAATATAGAACAGATCCCCGTTCAACAGAATAAGCCAGCTACACAGGATCAAGCAAAACATGATACTGGAGAAGCAATAACTTCTGATGAAGAGAGCACGTTGAACTCCAAGAATGAATTAAAAGGTGGTGAAATAACCGATGAAGTTGAAAAAGAAGCAACTGAATCCCGTGGAGGGGTTAAATTAGAGTCTGAAAGTAGCAGCAAAAATAGCTTTGAAGTCGAAAATGAAGCAATTGATTTGGATGGAGGGGTTAAATCCGAGACCGAAGGTAGCGGCGGCAATAGTTTAGAAGATACCACAAACATTGCAAATTCAGATGACGGCAGCCTATCCCTCTCCAAAGAAGAAAATGGGATTTCGACTGATGATGTTTCTACTGAAAAGAACGCATTCGATTCTCAAGGAGATATTAGTACTGATGCTGAGACTACCGGGCACCATAGCCTGGAAACTGTAAGCTCTGATGAAAATACCGAGGGTGAAGCTGTCAATCTACCCAGTTCCACAGAAGAAAAAGAGCCGATGATGCCAACCAATAGCGAAGTTCCTAAAGGGGAAGCAGTTGAATATAAAGACGACAGTAATTTGAAATCTGAAGCAACTGGCGACAGTCCTTTGGTTGAGGAAACTAATACAGAGTCAGATGACAAGCTCACGGTGACATCTGTAGTCGATGACACAAAGGATGTAGAATTGCCAAATATTAATGAGGCTTTGGAGAGGGATGCAGTTGAATCCTCCGGTGATGATGCTTCTGATGCTGGCAGTAACAATGCCAAAGAAGAAAAGATGGATTCAAGATCTAGTGAGGATGCACCAGAATCAAAAGGAGATGGCGCATCCGACGCCCAAGATACTGGCAGAAATGATGCCGAAGAAGAAAAGACGGAATCATGGTCTAATGAGGATGCACTAGAACCAAAAGGAGATGACACATCTGAGGTTCAAGATGCTGGCAACAAATCTAGTTTAGGAACGAGCTCTGAAACTAAGCCCACCGAAGAAGCCGAAAATTCATCTCACAACAATGAAGGCAATTCAGAAATTCCCACAGATGAGATTGTAAATGTAGCGGCAGCAGAATCTCAAGGAAATGATTCCTCCAAGGGAAAAGAAAACACTAGCGAATCTCAAGGAAATGATTCCTCCAAGGGAGAAGAAAACACTAGCAACACTGTCTTTGAAGACACAACTGAAACAAATCCCAAGGAAGAAACTACCTCTGGTTTGGGTAACGAGAGCACAGATTCAGAAAAGGAAGGTGGTAAAGAGTCAGAATAA
- the LOC135671498 gene encoding uncharacterized protein LOC135671498, which produces MERGATVGELTSGASGRIIPVLRNIRRSVPSPASLVRVLFFLHSLALRFLLFLRRRSPLSSKTAAAAAAAGGLSPAEDEGRGRREVVGGRGGGGRAAAEGARGGSGDGPRVGGERRGWGMPVEYVRFRGTEEEGALLPVVAARVWGSEDKGVVPWFIDLNAITFKALISLSSLQALVMGIMVIIHGLNEHSGRYAYFAKQLIACNFGVYAMDWIGHGGSDGLHGYVPSLDYVVEDTGKFLEKVKSENPGVPCFLFGHSTGGAVVLKAALYPHIEAMVEGIILTSPAIRVKQAHPIVEAVAPILSLVLPKFQFKGANKRRIPVSRDPAAMLAKYSDPLVYTGPIRVRTGHEILRLSSYLLQNMKSVSVPFFVLHGTADRITDPLASQDLYNVAASRHKDLKLYEGFLHDLLFEPERDKVGADIIDWMLRRLQQQSL; this is translated from the exons ATGGAAAGGGGGGCGACGGTGGGAGAGCTGACCTCCGGGGCGAGCGGCCGAATCATCCCGGTGTTGAGGAACATACGGCGGTCCGTGCCGTCGCCGGCATCGCTCGTCCGCGTGCTCTTCTTCCTGCACTCCTTGGCCTTGcggttcctcctcttcctccgccgTCGGAGCCCACTCTCATCCAAgactgcggcggcggcggcggcggcgggggggcTCTCCCCGGCAGAGGACGAGGGGAGGGGGCGGCGGGAGGTGGTGGGCGGCCGCGGAGGAGGAGGACGTGCGGCGGCGGAGGGCGCTCGCGGAGGAAGTGGAGATGGTCCCCGAGTCGGCGGAGAGCGAAGAGGGTGGGGCATGCCGGTGGAGTACGTTCGATTTCGTGGGACCGAGGAGGAGGGCGCTCTTCTGCCGGTCGTGGCTGCCCGCGTCTGGGGATCTGAG GACAAAGGAGTGGTTCCATGGTTCATTGACTTGAATGCTATAACTTTTAAAGCATTGATTAGCCTTTCATCCTTACAAGCTTTAGTGAT GGGCATTATGGTGATAATACATGGACTGAATGAACATAG TGGAAGATACGCTTACTTTGCTAAGCAGCTAATCGCATGCAACTTTGGAGTATATGCAATGGATTGGATAG GCCATGGTGGCAGTGATGGATTGCATGGATATGTACCTTCATTAGATTACGTTGTGGAGGACACT GGAAAATTTCTAGAGAAAGTCAAATCTGAAAATCCTGGTGTACCTTGTTTCCTTTTTGGTCACTCCACTGGTGGAGCTGTGGTTTTAAAG GCAGCTTTGTATCCTCATATTGAGGCTATGGTAGAAGGGATCATACTGACATCTCCGGCAATCCGTGTAAAGCAAGCTCATCCAATAGTTGAG GCTGTGGCTCCAATTCTTTCACTTGTGCTGCCGAAGTTCCAATTCAAGGGAGCTAACAAAAGGCGCATTCCTGTATCGAGGGACCCAGCTGCGATGTTGGCTAAATACTCAGACCCGTTAGTTTACACTGGGCCGATAAGAGTTCGAACAGGCCATGAGATCCTGCGGCTTTCTTCTTACCTGCTGCAGAACATGAAGTCCGTCAGTGTGCCTTTCTTTGTCCTGCATGGGACTGCCGACAGGATCACCGATCCACTTGCCTCGCAGGATTTGTACAATGTGGCTGCCTCGAGGCACAAGGATTTAAAACTCTATGAGGGCTTTTTGCATGACCTTCTATTTGAGCCCGAGCGCGACAAAGTTGGTGCAGACATAATTGATTGGATGCTGAGGAGGTTGCAGCAGCAAAGCTTATGA